Proteins encoded within one genomic window of Gammaproteobacteria bacterium:
- a CDS encoding enoyl-CoA hydratase/isomerase family protein, with the protein MIHTESRDGITAISIDRPPANALNTELVSRLHDAHLAACANGARVIILTGRPGMFSGGLDVPELLPQPRAAVEEFWLAFFRLTRALAVSPVPVVAAVSGHAPAGGAVLAIHCDYRIGARGNFRMGLNEVAVGLPVPDCIMLTLEHLIGARLAQRLAMTAQLVGVEEALAVGLLDEAVEPDQLMTRAWDWSRQLAGLPPLAMNRTRMLARRRLVDLLEPQADARLATQLWFSEETQAGMRALVARLAKK; encoded by the coding sequence GTGATCCACACCGAGAGCCGCGATGGCATCACCGCCATCAGCATCGACCGGCCGCCGGCCAATGCGCTCAACACCGAGCTGGTCTCGCGCCTGCACGATGCGCACCTGGCCGCCTGCGCGAATGGCGCGCGGGTCATCATCCTCACCGGCCGCCCGGGAATGTTCAGCGGTGGCCTCGACGTCCCGGAGCTGCTGCCGCAGCCGCGCGCGGCGGTGGAGGAGTTCTGGCTGGCGTTCTTCCGGCTGACCCGCGCGCTGGCCGTGAGCCCGGTGCCGGTGGTGGCGGCCGTGAGCGGCCACGCCCCGGCCGGCGGCGCGGTGCTGGCCATCCACTGCGATTACCGCATCGGTGCCCGCGGCAACTTCCGCATGGGCCTGAACGAGGTAGCGGTCGGCCTGCCGGTGCCCGACTGCATCATGCTCACCCTCGAGCACCTGATCGGCGCGCGGCTGGCCCAGCGGCTGGCGATGACGGCCCAGCTGGTCGGCGTGGAAGAGGCCCTGGCCGTCGGCCTGCTGGACGAAGCCGTGGAACCCGATCAGCTGATGACACGGGCCTGGGACTGGTCGCGGCAACTGGCGGGACTGCCGCCGCTGGCCATGAACCGCACGCGCATGCTGGCGCGGCGGCGCCTGGTCGACCTGCTGGAACCGCAGGCCGATGCCCGGCTGGCGACGCAGCTGTGGTTCTCGGAGGAGACCCAGGCCGGCATGCGCGCACTGGTGGCGCGGCTGGCGAAGAAGTAG
- the kdsA gene encoding 3-deoxy-8-phosphooctulonate synthase — MKLPDFQAGPGQPLFLIAGPCVIESQGLVLEVAAALREVTGRLGMPFIFKASFDKANRSSAASFRGPGLEAGLRALAEVRRQLGVPVLTDVHEDTPLGEVADVVDMLQTPAFLCRQTNFIRGVAACGKPVNIKKGQFLSPWEMGNVVAKARETGNRQILVCERGFSFGYNNLVADMRSLVAMRATGCPVVFDATHSVQLPGARGQASGGQREFIAPLARAAVATGVAGLFMETHPRPAEALSDGPNAWPLPLMAELLATLVELDRAVKRAPFVEDSLPGGA, encoded by the coding sequence ATGAAGCTGCCCGATTTCCAGGCCGGGCCCGGGCAGCCGCTGTTCCTCATCGCCGGACCCTGCGTCATCGAAAGCCAGGGGCTGGTGCTGGAGGTGGCCGCCGCGCTGCGCGAGGTCACCGGGCGGCTCGGCATGCCGTTCATCTTCAAGGCTTCGTTCGACAAGGCCAACCGCTCCTCCGCCGCGAGCTTCCGTGGCCCCGGGCTGGAAGCGGGCCTGCGCGCGCTGGCCGAGGTGCGCCGGCAGCTGGGCGTGCCGGTGCTGACCGACGTCCACGAGGACACGCCGCTCGGCGAGGTCGCCGACGTGGTGGACATGCTGCAGACGCCGGCGTTCCTCTGCCGGCAGACCAATTTCATCCGCGGCGTCGCCGCCTGCGGCAAGCCGGTCAACATCAAGAAGGGCCAGTTCCTCTCGCCCTGGGAAATGGGCAACGTGGTGGCGAAGGCCCGCGAGACCGGCAACCGGCAGATCCTCGTCTGCGAGCGCGGCTTCAGCTTCGGCTACAACAACCTGGTGGCCGACATGCGCTCGCTGGTGGCGATGCGTGCCACCGGCTGCCCGGTGGTGTTCGATGCCACGCACTCGGTGCAGCTGCCCGGTGCGCGCGGCCAGGCTTCCGGTGGCCAGCGCGAGTTCATCGCGCCGCTGGCGCGTGCCGCGGTGGCCACCGGCGTGGCGGGGCTGTTCATGGAAACGCACCCGCGGCCGGCCGAGGCGCTGAGCGACGGCCCCAACGCCTGGCCCCTGCCGCTGATGGCGGAGCTGCTGGCGACGCTGGTCGAGCTGGACCGCGCGGTGAAGCGCGCGCCCTTCGTCGAGGATTCCCTTCCGGGCGGTGCCTGA
- a CDS encoding Smr/MutS family protein, with protein MTSKPPKGPDPDDAALFRAAVAGARPLKARRLPLRQAPPAPRARFRRHDEAQVLRESLLSSPEQLELETGEELVFRRPGISARAFADLRRGRYAVKAEIDLHGLTSDQAHQALRQFLADALRDRLQCVRVIHGKGLRSGARGPVLKLSVNRWLRQWDDVLAFVSAPARDGGTGALYVLLRR; from the coding sequence ATGACCAGCAAACCGCCCAAGGGCCCCGACCCGGATGACGCCGCGCTGTTCCGCGCCGCGGTGGCCGGCGCGCGCCCGCTCAAGGCGCGTCGCCTGCCGTTGCGCCAGGCACCGCCTGCACCGCGGGCGCGCTTTCGCCGCCACGACGAGGCCCAGGTGCTGCGCGAGTCGCTCCTCAGCTCGCCCGAGCAGCTCGAACTCGAGACCGGCGAGGAACTCGTCTTCCGTCGCCCGGGCATCTCCGCCCGCGCCTTCGCCGACCTGCGCCGCGGCCGCTACGCCGTCAAGGCCGAGATCGACCTGCACGGGCTGACCAGCGACCAGGCGCACCAGGCATTGCGCCAGTTCCTCGCAGACGCCCTGCGTGACCGGCTGCAGTGCGTGCGCGTCATCCACGGCAAGGGCCTGCGCTCCGGCGCCCGCGGGCCCGTGCTCAAGCTCAGTGTCAACCGCTGGCTGCGCCAGTGGGACGATGTCCTCGCCTTCGTCTCGGCACCCGCGCGCGACGGCGGCACCGGTGCGCTCTACGTGCTCCTGCGCCGCTAG
- a CDS encoding septum formation initiator family protein, protein MLLRVVSIALVAALGLLQLRLWFSEDGFRGVAQLRGQLVQQRAENRGLAERNRRLEAEVADLRQGFSALEERARSDLGLIGPNETFYIFTGKQDAQARDLAAR, encoded by the coding sequence ATGCTGCTGCGGGTGGTCTCGATCGCGCTGGTCGCGGCACTGGGCCTCCTGCAGCTGCGCCTGTGGTTTTCCGAGGACGGCTTCCGCGGCGTCGCCCAGCTGCGCGGCCAGCTGGTGCAGCAGCGCGCCGAGAACCGCGGCCTGGCGGAGCGCAACCGGAGGCTGGAAGCCGAGGTGGCCGACCTGCGGCAGGGCTTCTCGGCGCTGGAGGAGCGGGCCCGTTCCGACCTGGGCCTGATCGGCCCCAACGAGACCTTCTACATCTTCACCGGCAAGCAGGACGCGCAGGCCCGCGACCTGGCTGCCCGCTGA
- a CDS encoding Xcc1710-like domain-containing protein gives MKLDPDITGGHLVRGFTGNAILVGAESFSRPLILTVDRIIRDWDPPAVEQLADADFAAILALEPEVILLGTGARQRFPNPNVTTTILRQGIGIEIMNTAAACRTYNILAGEYRRVAAALFVS, from the coding sequence GTGAAACTCGATCCCGACATCACTGGCGGCCATCTCGTCCGCGGATTCACCGGCAATGCCATCCTGGTCGGTGCCGAGAGCTTCAGCCGGCCGTTGATCCTCACGGTGGACCGCATCATCCGCGACTGGGATCCCCCGGCCGTGGAGCAGCTGGCGGACGCCGACTTCGCCGCCATCCTCGCGCTCGAACCCGAGGTGATCCTGCTCGGCACGGGCGCCCGGCAGCGGTTCCCCAATCCCAATGTCACCACCACCATCCTGCGCCAGGGAATCGGCATCGAGATCATGAACACTGCCGCTGCCTGCCGCACCTACAATATCCTCGCTGGCGAATACCGCCGCGTCGCCGCGGCATTATTTGTCAGCTGA
- a CDS encoding protein-L-isoaspartate(D-aspartate) O-methyltransferase — MSGEHGERGIGMTSARTRERLVQRLAAGGIRDEAVLERIRAVPRHLFIDEALSSRAYEDSALPIGLGQTISQPYIVALMTQALLEGAGERRLEKVLEVGTGCGYQTAVLAPLVGQLFTIERLAGLQRAARQRLAGLGIGNVRFRHGDGFEGWPGQAPFDGILVTAAPAEVPAALVAQLAPGGRLVIPVGPAGNQELVRISRQASGVEREHLSWVSFVPLLEGKG; from the coding sequence ATGAGCGGCGAGCACGGCGAGCGCGGCATCGGCATGACCTCGGCGCGCACGCGCGAGCGCCTGGTGCAGCGGCTGGCCGCCGGCGGCATCCGCGACGAAGCGGTTCTCGAACGCATCCGCGCGGTGCCGCGCCACCTGTTCATCGACGAGGCTCTCTCGAGCCGTGCCTACGAGGACAGTGCGCTGCCCATCGGCCTCGGCCAGACCATCTCGCAGCCCTACATCGTGGCGCTGATGACGCAGGCCCTGCTCGAGGGTGCCGGCGAGCGGCGGCTGGAGAAGGTGCTGGAGGTGGGCACCGGCTGCGGCTACCAGACGGCCGTGCTGGCGCCACTGGTCGGCCAGCTGTTCACCATCGAGCGCCTCGCGGGCCTGCAGCGGGCCGCGCGCCAGCGCCTGGCCGGGCTCGGCATCGGCAACGTGCGCTTTCGCCACGGCGATGGCTTCGAGGGCTGGCCGGGGCAGGCGCCGTTCGATGGCATCCTGGTCACGGCGGCGCCGGCCGAGGTGCCGGCCGCGCTCGTCGCGCAGCTCGCTCCCGGCGGCCGGCTGGTGATCCCCGTCGGCCCGGCCGGCAACCAGGAGCTGGTGCGCATCAGCCGCCAGGCGAGCGGTGTCGAGCGCGAGCACCTGTCCTGGGTGAGCTTCGTGCCGCTGCTGGAGGGCAAGGGCTGA
- the tilS gene encoding tRNA lysidine(34) synthetase TilS, which produces MDAVTDAIRAALAALPPGGGLCVALSGGLDSSVLLHALAGLRPATGLRAVYVDHGLHADAGRWGERCAALCAALDVPFSRCAVKVVPGGEGIEAAAREARYRALLAGLHPGETLLTAHHLDDQAETLLLNLMRGSGPAGLAGITGAGWRGEARLLRPLLALPRAALRDYAHAAGLEWIEDPANTDARLDRNFLRMQVLPLLAGRWPAAASALGRSARLCAEAAQLLDELAAADARRVSRGGRVRIALLAQLTGPRQRNLLRHLCRRETGSTPPQRRLNAGLAQLLEAGSDRQPLLAWSGGELRRYRGSLYIQPPLPAAMPAGELPVRAGASLDCGGAGRISLVRARSGGLAARRLGTVLTVRQRRGGERLRPAGEGHRRELKKLLQERGVVPWMRDRIPLLYAGEELVAVAGLWIAHEFVAAAGERGLRVRWDRHPGID; this is translated from the coding sequence GTGGACGCCGTCACTGACGCCATCCGCGCCGCGCTGGCCGCGCTTCCTCCGGGCGGTGGCCTGTGCGTGGCGCTGAGCGGTGGCCTCGATTCCTCGGTGCTGCTGCACGCGCTGGCGGGGCTGCGCCCGGCCACCGGCCTGCGCGCCGTCTATGTCGACCACGGCCTGCATGCGGACGCCGGGCGCTGGGGCGAGCGCTGTGCGGCACTGTGCGCGGCGCTGGATGTGCCGTTCTCCCGTTGCGCCGTCAAGGTGGTGCCCGGCGGGGAGGGCATCGAGGCGGCGGCGCGCGAGGCGCGCTACCGGGCCCTGCTGGCGGGACTGCATCCCGGCGAGACGCTGCTCACCGCGCATCATCTGGACGACCAGGCGGAGACACTGCTGCTCAACCTGATGCGCGGTTCCGGGCCGGCCGGGCTCGCTGGCATCACCGGTGCCGGCTGGCGCGGGGAGGCCAGGCTGCTGCGGCCGCTGCTGGCGCTGCCGCGCGCGGCACTGCGTGATTATGCCCATGCCGCGGGGCTCGAATGGATCGAGGATCCCGCCAACACCGATGCTCGCCTGGACCGGAATTTCCTGCGCATGCAGGTCCTGCCGCTGCTGGCGGGCCGGTGGCCGGCGGCCGCCAGCGCGCTCGGCCGCAGTGCCCGGCTGTGCGCCGAGGCGGCGCAGCTGCTGGATGAGCTGGCGGCGGCCGATGCGCGGCGCGTGTCGCGCGGTGGCCGGGTGCGGATTGCGCTGCTCGCGCAGCTGACCGGGCCGCGGCAGCGCAACCTGCTGCGCCACCTGTGCCGCCGTGAGACCGGCTCGACACCGCCGCAGCGGCGCCTGAACGCCGGTCTCGCGCAGCTGCTGGAGGCCGGCAGCGACCGCCAGCCGCTGCTCGCCTGGAGCGGCGGGGAGCTGCGGCGGTATCGCGGCAGCCTGTACATCCAGCCGCCGCTGCCGGCGGCGATGCCGGCAGGGGAGTTGCCGGTGCGGGCGGGTGCCAGCCTCGACTGCGGCGGTGCGGGGCGCATCAGCCTGGTGCGGGCGCGCTCCGGCGGGCTGGCAGCGCGACGGCTCGGCACCGTCCTCACGGTGCGCCAGCGCCGCGGCGGCGAGCGCCTGCGGCCGGCGGGCGAGGGCCATCGCCGCGAATTGAAGAAACTGCTGCAGGAAAGGGGCGTCGTCCCCTGGATGCGCGACCGCATCCCGCTGCTGTACGCCGGCGAGGAGCTGGTCGCAGTGGCCGGCCTGTGGATCGCCCACGAGTTCGTTGCCGCCGCGGGCGAGCGCGGCTTGCGTGTTCGCTGGGACCGGCACCCGGGCATCGACTGA
- a CDS encoding peptidoglycan DD-metalloendopeptidase family protein: MKRRSGFLAAALAAGLLAGCAATGPDEPGRGGDTYVVQAGDTLFGIARRFGVDHRDLARWNRLGDGSLIYPGQRLRLRPAAGSAPAPRAADAGVEAAPPPASGWLWPASGEVLGRFGESTRTASGILIGGRPGEPVVAAAAGEVVYAGSGLSGYGLLAIIRHNASWLTAYGYNADLLVREGEQVRAGQAIGHMGAGAGLPAALHFEIRRNGAPLDPLGYLPARAAGRGASADK, from the coding sequence CTGAAGCGACGCAGTGGCTTCCTCGCGGCCGCGCTGGCGGCAGGCCTGCTGGCTGGCTGTGCCGCAACCGGGCCGGACGAGCCTGGCCGCGGTGGCGACACCTACGTGGTGCAGGCCGGCGATACGCTGTTCGGCATCGCCCGGCGCTTCGGCGTCGATCACCGGGACCTCGCGCGCTGGAACCGGCTCGGCGATGGCAGCCTGATCTACCCGGGCCAGCGCCTGCGGCTGCGTCCGGCCGCCGGCAGTGCACCGGCGCCGCGCGCCGCGGACGCGGGTGTGGAGGCGGCGCCGCCCCCGGCTTCGGGCTGGCTCTGGCCGGCGAGCGGCGAGGTGCTGGGACGCTTCGGCGAGTCCACGCGCACGGCCTCCGGGATCCTCATCGGCGGACGGCCTGGCGAGCCCGTGGTTGCGGCCGCTGCCGGCGAAGTCGTCTACGCGGGCAGCGGATTGTCCGGCTATGGCCTGCTCGCCATCATCCGCCACAACGCCAGCTGGCTCACGGCCTACGGCTACAACGCTGACCTGCTGGTGCGGGAGGGCGAGCAGGTGCGCGCCGGGCAGGCCATCGGCCACATGGGCGCCGGGGCAGGATTGCCGGCGGCGCTGCATTTCGAGATCCGGCGCAATGGCGCACCGCTGGATCCTCTCGGCTACCTGCCGGCGCGCGCCGCTGGCCGGGGCGCTTCAGCTGACAAATAA
- the surE gene encoding 5'/3'-nucleotidase SurE → MKILLSNDDGYQSEGLATLALALADLAELTIVAPDRNQSGASHSLTLDAPLRVGRTREGILYVNGTPTDCVHLAITGLLDHEPDMVIAGINHGANLGDDVLYSGTVAAAVEGRFLGLPAIAVSLAGLSPRHFDSAGQAVRILLQKLQQQPLPADTILNVNVPDLPFGDIRGFEATRLGYRHRSGPMVETADPKGRPVFWVGSSGPGQDAGPGTDFHAIDNARISVTPLQIDLTRHAAIASLAGWLAR, encoded by the coding sequence TTGAAGATACTGCTTAGCAACGACGACGGCTACCAGTCCGAGGGCCTGGCGACGCTGGCGCTGGCGCTGGCGGACCTGGCCGAACTCACCATCGTCGCCCCGGACCGCAACCAGAGTGGCGCGAGCCATTCGCTGACGCTGGATGCGCCGCTGCGCGTGGGGCGCACGCGCGAGGGCATCCTGTACGTCAACGGCACGCCGACGGACTGCGTGCACCTGGCCATCACCGGGCTGCTCGACCACGAGCCCGACATGGTCATCGCCGGCATCAACCACGGCGCCAACCTCGGGGACGACGTGCTGTACTCGGGCACCGTGGCGGCGGCGGTCGAGGGCCGCTTCCTCGGCCTGCCGGCCATCGCCGTCTCGCTGGCCGGCCTGTCGCCACGCCATTTCGACAGCGCCGGCCAGGCGGTGCGCATCCTGCTGCAGAAGCTGCAGCAGCAGCCGCTGCCGGCGGACACCATTCTCAACGTCAACGTCCCGGACCTGCCCTTCGGCGACATCCGCGGCTTCGAGGCCACGCGTCTCGGCTATCGCCACCGCTCCGGGCCCATGGTGGAGACCGCCGATCCGAAGGGACGCCCCGTCTTCTGGGTGGGCTCTTCCGGGCCGGGCCAGGATGCCGGCCCAGGCACCGACTTCCACGCCATCGACAACGCCCGCATCTCGGTGACGCCGCTGCAGATCGACCTGACGCGCCATGCCGCCATTGCTTCCCTGGCCGGGTGGCTCGCCCGATGA
- a CDS encoding CTP synthase: MPRYVFVTGGVVSSLGKGITSASLGAILEARGLKVSMVKLDPYLNVDPGTMSPFQHGEVFVTEDGTETDLDLGHYERFVRTTTGRHSNFTTGRIYGSVIAKERRGDYLGATVQVIPHITDEIKRSIALGAGDSDICIVEIGGTVGDIESLPFLEAIRQVGVDLGPGHVVYVHLTLVPYIATSAEIKTKPTQHSVKELRSIGIQPDILVCRSEQALPPEQRRKIALFTNVQERAVISAVDVDDIYRLPMVFREQGLDQIIVERFGLQLPPADLREWEAVVAARRQPEATITVAMVGKYVDFRDSYISLAEALQHAGIRTRTRVDIRYVEARALETAGTGCLEDVDAVLVPGGFGDRGIQGKIEAARFARERRVPYLGICLGLQVAVIEFARHVAGLPKAHSTEFDAGTPDPVIALITEWQDRDGSTQARSVQSELGGTMRLGAQDCRLQAGTLARRLYGRDVVRERHRHRYEFNNRYLERLQAAGLVFSGFSVDGLVELVEIPDHPWFMACQFHPEFRSNPRDGHPLFRGFVQAARDARAGTLPAVAQA, encoded by the coding sequence ATGCCGCGCTATGTGTTCGTGACCGGTGGCGTAGTCTCCTCGCTGGGCAAGGGGATTACCTCGGCCTCCCTGGGCGCCATCCTCGAGGCTCGCGGCCTGAAGGTCAGCATGGTGAAGCTGGACCCGTACCTCAACGTGGATCCCGGCACCATGAGCCCGTTCCAGCACGGCGAGGTGTTCGTCACCGAGGATGGCACCGAGACGGACCTCGACCTCGGCCACTACGAGCGCTTCGTGCGCACCACGACCGGCCGCCACAGCAACTTCACAACCGGCCGCATCTACGGCAGCGTCATCGCCAAGGAACGGCGCGGCGACTACCTCGGGGCGACGGTGCAGGTCATCCCGCACATCACCGACGAGATCAAGCGCAGCATCGCGCTGGGGGCGGGGGATTCCGATATCTGCATCGTCGAGATCGGCGGCACGGTGGGCGACATCGAGTCGCTGCCGTTCCTCGAGGCCATCCGCCAGGTCGGCGTCGACCTGGGTCCGGGCCACGTGGTCTACGTGCACCTGACGCTGGTGCCGTACATCGCCACCTCGGCGGAGATCAAGACCAAGCCCACCCAGCACTCGGTGAAGGAGCTGCGCTCAATCGGCATCCAGCCCGACATCCTGGTGTGCCGCTCGGAGCAGGCGTTGCCGCCGGAGCAGCGGCGCAAGATCGCGCTGTTCACCAACGTCCAGGAGCGCGCGGTCATCTCCGCCGTGGACGTCGACGACATCTACCGCCTGCCGATGGTGTTCCGCGAACAGGGCCTGGACCAGATCATCGTCGAGCGCTTCGGCCTGCAGCTGCCGCCGGCCGACCTCAGGGAATGGGAGGCGGTGGTCGCCGCCCGCCGGCAACCCGAGGCGACGATCACCGTGGCCATGGTCGGCAAGTACGTGGACTTCCGCGATTCCTACATTTCCCTCGCCGAAGCCCTGCAGCACGCCGGCATCAGGACCCGCACCCGGGTCGACATCCGCTACGTCGAGGCCCGGGCGCTGGAAACCGCCGGCACCGGCTGCCTCGAGGACGTGGACGCGGTGCTGGTGCCCGGCGGCTTCGGTGATCGCGGCATCCAGGGCAAGATCGAGGCCGCCCGCTTCGCGCGCGAGCGCCGCGTGCCCTACCTGGGCATCTGCCTCGGGCTGCAGGTGGCGGTGATCGAGTTCGCCCGCCACGTGGCCGGGCTGCCCAAGGCACACAGCACGGAGTTCGATGCCGGTACCCCGGACCCGGTCATCGCGCTGATCACCGAATGGCAGGACCGCGACGGCAGCACCCAGGCGCGCTCGGTGCAGTCGGAACTCGGCGGCACCATGCGCCTCGGCGCCCAGGATTGCCGCCTGCAGGCCGGCACGCTGGCGCGCCGGCTGTACGGGCGCGACGTCGTCCGCGAGCGCCATCGCCACCGCTACGAGTTCAACAACCGCTACCTCGAGCGCCTGCAGGCCGCCGGACTGGTGTTCTCCGGCTTCTCGGTCGATGGCCTCGTCGAGCTGGTCGAGATCCCGGACCACCCGTGGTTCATGGCCTGCCAGTTCCACCCCGAGTTCCGCTCCAATCCGCGCGATGGCCACCCGCTGTTCCGCGGCTTCGTGCAGGCGGCGCGCGATGCCCGCGCCGGGACGCTGCCGGCCGTGGCCCAGGCATGA
- the eno gene encoding phosphopyruvate hydratase, with protein sequence MSRIINIRGREIIDSRGNPTVEADVELDGGVLGRAAVPSGASTGSREAVELRDGGRKRYLGKGVLKAVANVNGEIRNAITGLDAGDQAGVDARLRALDGTDNKSRLGANALLAVSLATAHAAARARGMPLFRALGSGPYTMPVPMMNIINGGAHADNNVDIQEFMILPVGAPSFSEALRHGTEVFHALKAVLAARRLSTAVGDEGGFAPNLPSNAAALDTIMEAIGKAGFRAGHDIFLGLDVASSEFFRDGRYHLEGEGRSFSPAEFSGYLRGLVQAYPIVTIEDGMAEGDWDGWELLTRELGERVQLVGDDLFVTNTAILAEGIRRRIANAILIKPNQIGTLTETLEAITMAVEAGYAAVVSHRSGETEDATIADIAVGTAATQIKTGSLCRSDRMAKYNQLLRIEELLGPAARYAGRSAFPVKLGG encoded by the coding sequence ATGAGCAGGATCATCAACATACGCGGCCGCGAGATCATCGATTCCCGCGGCAATCCCACGGTCGAGGCGGATGTCGAGCTGGACGGCGGCGTGCTGGGCCGCGCCGCGGTGCCCTCCGGCGCGTCGACCGGCAGCCGCGAGGCGGTCGAGTTGCGCGACGGCGGCCGCAAACGCTACCTCGGCAAGGGCGTGCTCAAGGCGGTGGCCAACGTCAACGGCGAGATCCGCAACGCCATCACCGGGCTGGATGCCGGCGACCAGGCGGGCGTGGATGCCAGGCTGCGGGCGCTGGACGGCACCGACAACAAGTCGCGGCTGGGTGCCAACGCGCTGCTGGCCGTGTCGCTGGCGACGGCACACGCGGCGGCACGCGCGCGCGGCATGCCGCTGTTCCGCGCCCTCGGCAGCGGGCCGTACACGATGCCGGTGCCGATGATGAACATCATCAATGGCGGCGCCCATGCGGACAACAACGTCGACATCCAGGAGTTCATGATCCTGCCGGTCGGTGCACCGAGCTTCAGCGAGGCACTGCGTCATGGCACCGAGGTGTTCCATGCCCTGAAGGCCGTGCTCGCTGCCCGCAGGCTCAGCACCGCGGTGGGCGACGAGGGCGGCTTCGCGCCGAACCTGCCGTCGAACGCGGCGGCGCTCGACACCATCATGGAAGCCATCGGCAAGGCGGGCTTCCGCGCCGGCCATGACATCTTCCTCGGCCTGGATGTCGCCAGCTCCGAGTTCTTCAGGGACGGCCGCTACCATCTGGAGGGCGAGGGCCGCAGCTTCTCGCCGGCGGAGTTCTCGGGCTACCTGCGCGGCCTGGTGCAGGCCTATCCCATCGTCACCATCGAGGATGGCATGGCCGAGGGCGACTGGGATGGCTGGGAACTGCTGACCCGCGAGCTGGGCGAGCGGGTGCAGCTGGTGGGTGACGACCTGTTCGTCACCAACACCGCCATCCTCGCCGAGGGCATCCGCCGCAGGATCGCCAATGCGATCCTCATCAAGCCGAACCAGATCGGCACGCTGACCGAGACCCTCGAGGCGATAACCATGGCAGTGGAAGCCGGCTACGCGGCGGTGGTATCGCACCGCTCCGGCGAGACCGAGGACGCCACCATCGCCGACATCGCCGTGGGCACGGCGGCCACCCAGATCAAGACCGGCTCCTTGTGCCGCTCCGATCGCATGGCGAAGTACAATCAGCTGCTGCGGATCGAGGAATTGCTGGGGCCGGCGGCGCGCTACGCCGGCAGGTCCGCGTTTCCGGTGAAGCTGGGAGGCTGA